In Lolium rigidum isolate FL_2022 chromosome 7, APGP_CSIRO_Lrig_0.1, whole genome shotgun sequence, the DNA window TGCTAAGCTGCTACTCACCACCTGCACCACTCCATAACAAACAACAAACCCAGGTTAGTTACATGTAGATACAAATGTTTACATGCAAAAAGGTGAATCATTCTCTGAAAATTGTACACGATCAAATCAAGAATATATGGAAATAACATAGCAGTGTCCAAGAACTGGACCATGTACTGGATCAAGAACCTGATGATAAAATTATAAATTACTCTTAACCTCCTTTAGGTTTTATTACCTTGTTTCAGGAGGTTGTCCCCTGAAGGTTTAGGGGAAGAGGTGGGTGTAGGAGCAAGAAATGGAGGTGGTGGTCGGGATGGGTGCAGTATAAGAGATGAGGCGACCAGCCCTGGGGGTTTCTCTGCATGCAGACAAACAATGGAGAATAATTGCGCAAAtctccagagagagagagaggagggggcgTATGGATGACAGGATGAGAATATGAGATGAGCAACTGGAGGTGGGAAGAGAGGGCGGCTCTCCTACACTGCTTCCTCATCCACTTGCGACGCCGTCATCCCTTCCCTATAAAATCGCCAGATTTATCCCGTCGCAGAAAATGGCCTTCAGTTTCAGGATTTGTTCTCGTCTGTCTCGGTGTTTTTTTTTATGGTTGCAGATTTGTTTGCAGACGAAACGATCGTGGCAGCTTGCGTTTCAGGATTGATTGATCAGAAGAGCTAGCGTGCTTCAGACGTGGCAATTTGTCCTCTTTCCTCTTCCTGGGGGAGGCAGTACTTTACTAGTCTAGTGACAAGAGATATGATATTTGCATCGTATTCCTTGTGAAGTGTCACTGGAATTTAGCTAAAGCAGATGCATCATGCACCGGCTATGCCACCGCAAGAAACAAGATTACTTCTGTGCCTAGCCTCGTAATCTTAAACTTTTGACAAGATAATATTTGCTGTTCTGTTGGCTGCAGAAACTCAAGTTGATGATCCCGTGACACTTCCTAGAGAACTCAGGTGTTAATGTGCCATCAATAACTTCAAAGCCAGCTTCGGctaataatcaacataacatacaaCGAGCGCAATACATTTTGCTGCATTTTTTTCCAAGATACAGGTATTATTTACCCCCAAAGAGATACAATACAACAGAGATGCTTTAAGTAACCCTGCATCCTTTAGCAAACCAGACTTCCTCAGGCTCACAGCAGATTAAGGCATGAAAAACAGAAAGAGCATTACAGTAGCCCTTGTGTTCCTCGCTAACTAAAACATATATTTTTTTCTGAACAGGGTACTCCCCTATGGCTTTCAAGTAAACTACTGACATGCAGGTCTCGAGCATCTTCCTTTCAGAACTGTATGTTTCCATTTAAATTTAACAGCCCGTGAAGCCGAGGCGTCTTAGTTTCCCCAAACATTCTCCCATGAGTTGTTACCCTTTGGTGCCTCCAAAAACTGTTGGCCAGGTCCCTCAAATGATGGGCCCTCGGGGCCCTGAACACGGCCCTTCTTCGACTTAGTTCGGATTCCTAGCAGTCGCAAGGCAAATCTTGCAAGTTCGCCGTAAAGCATGCCAGACCGATCAAAGAGCTGTGGTGATCATGGTACCAGCGATTTGTAGATATGAGCACCTTATTCGAACTGAATACAatcaaaagcaaaagaaaaagacatacaaTAACTGTACCTGCAACATAGCTGTTATGAACATATAGAAGGCTTGTGTATTCTGTTCAACAAGGAATGCAACTCGCCCAAAGAAACTGACAGCGCCATGCATCTGCACCAATTCAGGATATACAtatgaagaattgtcctcaattaAAATAAGCATAGGTTAAACTGTAAAAGTGTGAGGGAAATTATTAAAATTCATGTGTTGTGAATGACGTGTAATATAACATTGAACgtgtcatactccctccgttcattcAGAAGAAGgtgtataaatttagtcaaatatcAACTTATTGTAAGTTTGACCAATCAAATAGACAAAAATATAACCATCTAGAGTACCAAATCAGTAACAGCAGATCCACTATACAATTATTTTCATACTCCATTCAGTCCATAATATGGATAAGAGGAAGTTAGTACATTTATTAAATCTTTGTAGATGTTCATCATTTTGTCTATAAGATTGGTCAAACTTACACTACAATGACTTTTGACTAAAAATATATACACCTTATTTTGAGGAACCGGGGTAGTATCTGTTAACTTTGATACTGCGTTACCGCATAGAGATGATAAGATCTCTATTCAATAGAAAATTGTTAGTAGCCAGTGCCGAACACAAACACAGCAGCAACATGATAGCATACACCACAATGTACACTAACACCCACATAATAACAAGGCATAACTACAGATATGAACATAGGTAAACCACTCTAGATTTTCGTAATAGTCTGAGCTTCAGGGTGAAATGAAGTGGGTAATCTGGATTCACAAGAAACAAACTTAAAAGCAAGATTGGGTTGCTTTGGGCAGCAAATGAATCATAATCATATTTCACAGGACTGAACATTTCAATAGCTTTAATGTGCACTGGACGGCTGGACGAATTAAAACAAAACATAATCATGATTAACAGGAAAGTAGGTAGGATAAGTATTGTACCACTCGTAGGAAGGACACCCAGAAACCTGGTGGTGGCGCGGGAGGTCCAAATGAATTTGGATCGGGATTACCATAAGGCCCCATCGCGCCCATGCCACCCATACCGCCCATGCCACCCATACCACCCATACCACCCATGCCACCCATGCCGTAACCACCATAAGAGCCTCCCATCCCACTGCTATACATGCCTCCTCCGTACATCCCAGAACCTCCATAgaggccaccacctcctccataGCTGGAGTACATGCTACTATTCCCATAGAGCCCACCGCTACCATAAGTATTGCCATATCCACCAACTGAACTGTACATATTGGATCCGTATCCTGCTCCTATATAAGataaaaatgtaaaataatcagGACCACCACTAGTTTGCTAAGTCATCCACACAAAGTAGAGACACTTTAAACCAGTGTATTACCTCCATAAGAATTTCCATAGCCTGCCTGCTGCTGCCAAGGCCGTTGGGGCATCGCCCTCGAGACGGTGTTATTTACATTAGCAGAAGCGTTTGTAGGAGCAATGGTTTCTCCAGGTTTTGCTGTACCAGAAGCTTCGACGACATCGCTAGTGCTGCCACCAGATGGTGGCTTGAAAGGTGCCGGACCAGATGTTCCCTCAGCCCCAGCACGCTCCCACGGTTTTGGTGGCGCACCTGGAAATCGCATTGCCGAGTGAAGATCAAGCATTGGTCTCAACAATCGAGAACAAAAGGATATGTGAGACCCAATCTCAATGACATAAGAGGCTGTATTATATGCCATAGGTGCATCACTGAAAGCAGGCTTACAGCATTGGAGCTATGCAGCTATCAGTAAACTAAAATGAACAACACCTAACAAAGTTTCTTGTTCTATCTGGGTTGGCTTATACGCTTTAAAAAGGTTCTTGTTCTATATATTCCTTTTCTAGTCTTTCTCTTTTGATGTCGCAAAGTTGAAAACAAGAAATATCTGTTTTCAATGAAACCCTCTCGTAGAAGTATTTTTAACAAAGTTTTCGGTAATATTTGTAGATATTATTCGAATTGTTCCCTTTTTATTCATGCCCACGTTTCTTACAAGGTTAGTAAATCAGCAGTAGTGCCTTTGCCCATAAGACAGTAATTATAGGTTCCTCCAAATTTTTCTATATTCAAcatgttttctttcttttcataTTGGATTTTAAAACATATACGTAAAACGCAATCTACTAAATTTATTGTTTGATATAAATTTTACTTAACTAGTATTTATAATACTTCAGGAGCTAATGAAACTACTAAATGAACGTCTCTCAATTCTCTCAGTTCTTTGGCAATCGCGCCGAAAACTCGAGTTCATTTTGGATTTCCTTTTTGATCAACTATAACCGATGCATTGTCATCATAAGGGATCATATTATACCATCTTCACATTTGAACTCTTTACATGCACGTACAATTACAGCTCGAATTAGTTGGGATCTTTCTAGGGGCATCTGCGGCAATGCGTCTTTAATTACAGCAACAATAACATCACCAATACGAGCATATCGCTGATTACCAGCGGCTCCAACTCAAGTGTAGAAACAGAGAAGCAAAAGGCTCGAAACATAAATGCATGATTAGGCTTGTATCAACAGCTAATAATTTCATTTAGAAGTTGAGCTGCATAAGACCACTATGAATCATGTGGAACAAAATGGATGATTCAAAAGCTGAACTACAAAAGTAGCAAGTCCAGTGGCTCGGGCGAATCACGAAAGACACCAGAGCCTTTTGCTCTCTGGTGTCTTTGGTGATTGGCCCGAGCCTCAAGGCCAACTGAAGACGTGGAGCCGCAAGGACTGCAAAGTACCAGTCAACGAGTTCCTCAAGCGAACCAAATCGTCCGGATTCAAGCCAATCAATCAACGACGGAATGACTGAATCAAGCTCATCAGAGCAAGAGCGGATGGAGCACCCGCCCTGAATTGGTTGGTACTGGCACAGCAAGCATCACCGGACACCTGAAACCTTGGGAACCCATCTGATTGTACTGCAGCCACGTCTTGGCATGCGCCAGCAACCCCATGCCAAGTTCCCGAACGAATTGAGATGTTTTGACCCCAGTTCCTCCATAGCTTGGGCAACCAGGGAACAAATTCCTGGTCTGGCAACCTCCGAGCTCACGCACAAGCGCGTAGCCGTGCCTAAAATCCCGAATCCAGGGGAGTGCGATGAGTAAATCCTAATCATACGCTATCCCGCGGCCCAAATCTGACGCGGAATCGAGCGCGCGGAGCCCAATCGGGTCGCCAGCCGCTACGGGATAGAATTCGGACGGAAATTAATCGAGATAATCGAGGGATCTAGGGTtggaggggaaggggaaggacGAACCTGCCATTAGCGTGCGAGTCCTCTCCTTTTTCTCCTCTCCGCCGGGTCGTTGGAGCGTGCTGGCCTCCTCACGCGCCCGCAGCCGACCTTTTAATATCTCCGCTCGGTTTTGCCGccgataatgataaaaatagtaGTACGTCAGCAGTGGGAGAGTCAAGACCCCGAGCTCGCGTTTTCCTTTCTTTACTCCGACCGCGTGGTCCCAGCGCGTGCTTCTTGCCTGGTTCGTCTCGGCCACGTTGCCGAATGAACACACGGCCGTCGCTTACAGGTGGGTCCATCACGACGGGTTCCTTTCCTCTGACGAGTAGGCACGATCGGACTCCGACACGCCATGCCATTAGCACACTCTTCATACTCCTAGGCACGATTAGAGCATTCCACCGGCGCACCCATATAGTCGTCCGCAGAAGCGCCGGTACTGTCGTATGAGATACACCGGCACACtatcctccatttgggggagctgctcccacaccggtacGTCCCATACGATAGGCCCAATAGATGATTCGAATTGAAAACTCAAACAAAAGCATAGAGATTCGAATAAATTTACGAATTTAAAGTTTGAGCTAACACAGCCACCAAATTCAAATAGGTTgtcgaatatgaagtttgggccatATACGGCCACCGAATCACCGTCTTCGGCTGCAAAAAGGAACTTCGCCTTCCAAGCAAACTGATCAGATGACGGGGTTAGAggcggctcaacctcgacgacttcctCATCGTCGGCGGCAGCTtcgtcgctgcaacaggatccacggtcaccgggggaggcatgaacgtcgacggTGCCGGTGGAGACAAGAACGTGGAGGGTGCCGGCGGAGACATGAAGGTGGAGGGTGCCgggggagacgccgacgcagctcgcgccgccagCACCTCTTGGCtgatgcgctcgcggtacatctcgtgccacgcccgcgccaacgggttcatcttctccatgtcggtcatcaagatcttggattcttgagacATCTTGGCCAACGAAAGCTGCGTCGCTTtgttggtggccttcatggcagaggcgtgagcttccatcttcgccgcctccaccttctccctctccaactcgatcttcatgtcttacttgtcgaggattgccttccacacgacggcggcCCTATCCGCCGCTTCCTTGTTCGCCACCGAGAATGAGGTGATCATCTTCTCAAGGGAGGCGTCCAAGGCGGCCAATACCGGCGCCGCATTcctctcggccttggccttcttcttgCCAATGGGGCGTCCGGTGGAGGCGCCGGCAGGATCCACCGGCCCTTCTACCCCGTCCTTGTGTAGATTGAGGCggaggtcgtcccatttcttgcaaccttgtagcttgttgaagcaatgcatGAAGATAAAGTCCTTCTCGTTTTTTGAACTTGTACATCTCGAAGGCTTGGAGAATCTAACAATACATGATGCAAAACAAGATATGGAACAAGATGGATCATCAAGATATGGAACAAGATGGATCATAATGAACAAGATATGGAACAAGATGGATCATTATGAACAAGATGGATCATTATGAACAATATtgcgtagatcatacccaatccaccatcgtcttgccgctCTCCCGCCGGTTCTTAATCgtctcatagtagccatggaacttgctacacgccgccttgatgatgttccaacggtgggagagggcgccctcgttccggtTCATTTTGATGGTGGCATACTCACCATAGTTCTTATTCTCGTTGAAGGAATCGAGGGtgcgcttgtagtacttgcctccggtttggttggcgccggtgatggggcaaaagctcacttgcttccacgcctcgatgagACATTCGTCCTCCAAATacctccacctcggaccacgagtgcCGCCGGAACGCCtgcgcgtcgtcgtcctcgtcgtagtCACGCCGGTGTCGGTGTCGATCAGCTCCTCCTAgacctcctcctcaccttcgtcctcctcggcctCTTTTTCATACTCGTCGACGGGGGGTTCGTAGGCTTGGCCGCGTATGAAGCCGTTGAGGACCTCGTCCCCGGCGGCAATCTACGCAGCAAGTTACCTACTTTCAGTCCCCACGGTGTTTacgatgcacataacacataaaaagtaaggaaactCACCTCGTCCTCGCCCATGGACACGCTGGACGCACTGCCAAACACCTGGTGGGTGCTCCTGCCCTCGTCGGGGAAGAGGTCGGGGGAAGGCCGGTGCCGTCTGTCACGTGGACGTCGGTGCGGCGCAGGTTAGGCGACGAGTTTAGGTCGAcggggaagcgaaaggcgccgcttCCCCTCGCCGCTATATCCGGCGAGAACGTCGTGTTGGGGTCGAAGGTCATGTCACTGTTCGTgtactcgggggagtagcgggcgcggccgttcATCTGGgacagccgcatctgcgagatcgGCGGCCCATCCGCGTAGTACCCCGGCGACGAcggtgagctcgagaagttgttgacgccgccgcccaagctgaggCATGCTTCCGTAGCGGAGGCCGCTTTCGCTGCCTTGAGAGCGGCGACGCGGcgcctgtcgttgcctattcgacggtacctcggaggagggatcctcacgagggggagaagaagtaggggccatcgggcggagagtcctcgggacggtggtacgcgatttacccagcttcggatcacctgcacgatgacagggcctattgttgcttgtctggaattatctgggcgctttcgcgttgttacaatgagttgtggttgtgcctctagggctcccgggatctagcttataaaggcgccaggacctagggtttacacggagagtcctagccggaatacaagtcgcctaactacggaatattacattgtcgcGCACGTCAAGGATCAGTCTTCCCTTatacgccgtactggatccggctacccctgatgaGCCAGGCCGGATCCGACATCCAGAGTTGGTCGCTGGATCCGCCTCCTCGTCttaggctggacttcatccagctTGATCtatagcaactgggccgcccgatgggccatacgccaccatcaccgtctatgggccacccgggcttgccggatctaagcactgtcgatggtacacccatgaaatatacccacaacagtagcctccagagttctccgagattcacctcttgtttccaCCTTGCTCGAATCATCTTCATATCCGACAAACCTCTCGGTAACacggggaaacttgaagaactccggcttcatgaAACTTCTCTTTCCAGCTCACATGCCAGAAAGATCattcatcctgcgggacttcatccatcgacctcaTTATTACAACGAGAGTCCGGTTTACTTCCCTGCAGAGATAACGGTTCATCGTTTTAAATTCTTACCTGGAACTTTGAAAGGTTCTAatggttccgccaatcttggcgccattttcgggtaatttgaacggtaacttatccttagctatttttaccgctagggttttCGACACATGTcaatcatccaacggtgcgacgcttgcgttccgaccatagaatgcggagcacgaatctcatctCGCGCCTATAAATATCCTCACCGCACACACTAATCTCCTCATTCCCCTCCCCCCGTTTTCACCTCTCACACGCCGCCACCGAGCTCCAGCATATCACGTCACGTAATCCAGTCTAAGGCGACAAAACTGGGCAACAAAACTAGTTATGTGGCGCATATCGCGTCACGTAAGGAGCCACCACGGATTTCCGAATCAAGGGGTCTTTGTCGACGAAAAATCGAACAGTGGCAAAAGAGTTcgggggagcccgttgaccgctgaCATCATggtaactgacacgtggcaggcgCCGTAAACTGGTCGGTAACACCGTTAACTGGGCAAATGTCTGTGGTAGATGACAGACCCACACAAGGACTGCTACACCTTAAGAGGGCCGGCCCTATAAGAAAGACTAGGTCGGCCCAATTACATATTGGGTCGGGCCAACTAACTAGCTTTGACTACTTCTATCTTTAAATAGGAGGCCCCCACTACTGATTTATTTGCCCTCTCAGTCCTCCACGTCACCTCCTTTTCTTTCAACGTTCTCATCAGCGTGTCCGGTTAGCTGTGATGGTTCGTATTTTGTCTGCTGCATCAACGCATCCCTCCTATTCATCTTCCCCTACCTGCTGTCCTTTCTCCTTCCTACACTAATTTCATACATAAATATACCTTGAATTGAAGAAGGTGTCCTAGCACTAGAAATTTACAATCACACGGACATCTTTATGTATTTAAAGGTCTTCGGTACAGGCTCCGCTGCTCAAATAACATTCCAGCTGATGGTATTTTTTCACCTCACTACCTTTTCTCACCCGTCTAAGCTTTCATGAGCTATTAATATttgggcttttttttttttgctaggttTCACCTGCTAGTGGGAAGGTTGCCGCGGATGGGctgccggcggcgccggcggcaaggGGTCCGAATGGTGGTGGCACGTACGTTTTCATGCTTCTTTGTTTCATGAGACAACCTCCGTCCTATCTTCATGTCATTGTTGGGTTACGCATGCGTACGGCGTCCATCGTGGCGTCGTCGGTGTTCGGTGGCGGAATGAAGCGACGAAGCAGACGTCTGGCATCGAGCGTCTTGCATCCTCGTGGAGGGACGACCGAAATTGTGCTGCGGCGTGGGCACAGGGCGTCGGGTGTGTCCTGAGTGCACTGGTATTGCCAAGCGTGCATCGGACGGTGTATAGCCGTATCGGGTGCCACTGCATCGGTCGCCATCCATTCTTCCTGTTGCGCTGGAGTTTATTGGGTTATCTCCTGCTTGGAATGCAGATACAGGTCAATGAGAGACGACTCAACAGGAGTATGTAAGGCTCGCACCTTTTTCTAATATACATTGATGTTCAATATGGAGTAGTTTACTTGCTGCATAGTTGCTGTATTTCAGTTAACATTTTCTTCATGCCGATGCTAACCAAAATTTAGTTATCACCAATTAGCGTCATGTATCATATCTCAGACATCAGCTCCGTCCCTAGCCCAGCTCTTCGGCTCCGAGCACTCAACGGCCACCAGCGGTACACATTTCCTTAGCTCATTTTCTATTCGTGTCTATCTCTGAAACTTTAACATCTTTCTTCACCTGTTTCTCATACAGGCTAATCTGTAAGCTTATTGTAGATTTAATCACTTCAGGCTGATGCTTCAAAGTGGTACACACATTGACCTTCAGTAGAAGCAAGATAGGCTCCTTTGTGCCCTTTTTTGCTATGAATGAGTACCATTTTTTTATGCACCCAGATATTTCTTCTTTAATTTTTTCAAAAAGAATAACCATGCACGGATCATACCCTATATTGTTCAATTATTAGTCATAAATCTTTTACATATTACATTTTATTGAatatttccgcagcaacgcgcggggtttcATCTAGTAAGACATAATTATTCGACCCGTATTGTTCTCGCGTTTATGGGCCTAGAATTACCCCATTTAACTGAGCAGCACAACCCATCACAATTACAACCACTTAATAGCCAATTAGTGTTTCAGGTTTCACTACACACATTTGATATAACTAAAAAAAATAGATAATAAACTAAACTAATTACTATTACAAACCTAAGTTTTAAGTAATGCTTACAAGGCAGATTGTCTTCCTAGATATTTTTGTTTTGCATATAATCAGGAAGGATTCATGTTGGCATCATTAATAACACGCTGGTATTTGGCAATGGCCTTGATTAAATCTTGTGTGCTCTTTCTCAACATATCAGTTACAGATCTAAGAGCAGCAAACACCCTGTCTTTCTGGATAAAGTACCGCCTTGAGATATTTATCATTTGTAAGGATTGGTCGACGTAGACGGCTATGGGAAGATGCATGGGAACTTGGGAAGAAAGGTTTGAAATTTTTTGGGGCCTCTCTTCTGGTGAGGCATGCTTCTTTACAACTGCATTATGCTAATAGTGCAAACAAAGTTACAACAATGAACTCTGCAAGCATGTTTTACGTGATGAAGATATCAGATAATCGCATGTAGCAGAAACAAGCTGAAGCTTATATATGAAACatatactaagcacaaacttacattagATTGTGGAACAGGCTCGATACAGGTCCTCCCTTGCGTGTACGACTCCTAGTAAATATGCATGTCACTTTAGGCTCATCCAGTAGCTGAAATTCTTGCCCTCGAACTCCATTGTTCTTAATATGACTTTAGGTATCACATTTAAGATCAAGTCAGCTAGTTTCAAAGAATGAAACAGTTGATATATCATATTTAAACCAACTAGATATTGCTTTGCATGGCATAAGAATTTTCACATATTCAGATATAGAGTAGAGGGTGAATATAACTTTGATTGCCAGGTATTTCGAGTCATCACTGGAAAAAGTTAGAATACATACATGATATAGCTAGTAACATAAAGTAAACTAGCATTAAGAATGACTTGACTAGATGTCAGGTTTAAACAAGCTACatagtttctccaagacaagcatttcaaataggcagaaactgttatgtggctgctagggtttgggagggagagagagggctgcgagggtgcgagaaggccggccgggggccttgcccacggccggtggcaagagtgaagggatttccttcttaattcttgcttgattagattgatacatctccgttatgtggctgctagggtttgggagggagagagaggactGCGAGGGCaggagaaggccggccgggggccttttgcccacggccgggcaagagggaagggatttccttcttaattcttgcttgattagattgatatgtctcctctccttatatagagaggtttacttgacccctaagcaaacgacccttatctctaattaaccctaagactaacgggctataccgccagcccaagcccattacgtactctgacactacaccccacctggacatgcagctcgtcctcgagctgcaacctaaacaaaccatgactcgacgcaacacaaacctaacacctaaaaacgagcctttcACATCTCGACTTGTTTTATTACTCCCAACCTGAAATGgactgggacgctttattgttgacccctgaacataaagtggacaccatccgcccgtcggacgtgcaccacctggatcccatggaaaccagcggggcaaaaggagcccgcgcggcggccggcggcggaatgcagtggtgctacgcggtgcgctcctatcggtgacaccatgccttctccccgccggatgactgtcgatggcgcagactttgaggtcgctgcccgcgggaaaaaTAGCATGTCCGCCGCCTGTGGGGGAAAtcgcacgcccaagatccccgacgcagcggacgagatcgaggtccgttgcgcaacgaagcgcaacttggaggagctgcagctgcagatcacgcatctcccgcacacgccgacgcactaggaggccgcgcgcggcagcctgcagcctcaccggcgccgacacgtggcggatagcgatccaagccgaAGCGGtgacggtgacggcgacggagggaacagacctggtggaagggcatcccggcggtgtcgatgtagagcccgggccaaggtcgctcccacaccgccgaaggCGCGGGAtggcgtcggtggcggcagcagccggccgctgcggtgttggtggcgacgacAGCTGCCGCTCGTCGTTGCGGGCTGCCAACCGAACGGCAGGGACagcgtcggtgaggacagcagctgcag includes these proteins:
- the LOC124670117 gene encoding peroxisomal membrane protein 13-like encodes the protein MAGAPPKPWERAGAEGTSGPAPFKPPSGGSTSDVVEASGTAKPGETIAPTNASANVNNTVSRAMPQRPWQQQAGYGNSYGGAGYGSNMYSSVGGYGNTYGSGGLYGNSSMYSSYGGGGGLYGGSGMYGGGMYSSGMGGSYGGYGMGGMGGMGGMGGMGGMGGMGAMGPYGNPDPNSFGPPAPPPGFWVSFLRVMHGAVSFFGRVAFLVEQNTQAFYMFITAMLQLFDRSGMLYGELARFALRLLGIRTKSKKGRVQGPEGPSFEGPGQQFLEAPKGNNSWENVWGN